CGGTCGTGGCCGCGCAGCACCATGCCGGCGGCGCAGCGGGAGCGCAGCACCCGGTCGGCGGTGCGGTGGGCGGCGCCGACCAGGTGGGGCTCGGGGAAGTGGACGGTGCCGATGCCGAGGTCCTCCTCCGGGTCGACGACGCACTCCTGCGCCGTCTCCTCGGTCAGGGCGAGCAGCCGGTGCGCCGCGTCGCGGCGCAGCCCGGCGGCCTCGGCGACGCGTTCGGCGACGGCGGCCATGGCGGCGGGGTCCTTGAGCCAGCGCTCGCCGCCGTCCAGGCCCCTGCGCGGGTCGACGGGGACGAGCCGGCGCGCGGCGTCGAGGACGTCGGCGACGGGGCCCTGCCCGGGGTCGGCGTACCGCACGGCGTTGCTGAGCACGGGCCGTACGCCTTGCTCGGCGGCGAGCCCCAGGGTGCGGGCGGCCTGCCGGAGCGAGCCGGGGCCGGTGCCGGGGCGGCCGAGGTGCACGACCTCCAGCCGCAGGGCGTCGCCGTACGCCTCGCGCCAGGGGACGAGGAGCCGGGCGGCCCGGTCGGGGCGGCCCGCGCAGAGGGCCCGGCCGACGTCGGAGTCGGGGCCAAGCAGGACGGTCAGGTCGTCGCCGTGGTTGTCGGCCCAGGGCAGCAGTACGGGGGTGCCGATCGCCCGGGCGGCCGGGCCCCCGGCCGCCGCGTGGGCGGCGGTGACCAGCCGGCACAGGGCGGCCCAGCCGCGCCGGGAACGCGCCAGGAAGAGGGCGCGGGGCGCGGACTCGTCGACGAAGGCGCCCCCGCGCACGGGGGTGCGGCGGCGTTCGGTGGGCGACCCCGGGACGGCGCGCTCGGCGAGGGCGAGGTCCACCCCGAAGAGCGGGCGCACGCCCTCCTCGGCGCAGGCCCGGGCGAACCGCACGGTCCCGGCGACGGTGTCGCGGTCGGTGAGGGCGACGGCGTCCATGCCGCGCTCGGCGGCGCGGGCGGCCAGCCGCTCCGGATGGGAGGCCCCGTACCGCAGGGAGAAGCCGGAGACGGTGTGCAGGTGCGTGAACCGCGACATCCGCACCTCCTGGATCGTTCCGAACCTCACCACCCCCCTGAGCACCACCATAAACCACGTTCGAACGAATGTACGACTCCGTTGCTCAGGGGCCCGGCCTCCCTCCCCGACGGCCCGCGGCGACCGCCCCTCAGCCATTCAGCCCCGCCCCACCTGCGGGAACACCGGCCGCGGCGGAGCGTGGAGCACATGACGTTCGCCTCCGAGGTGCGCAGCGCCGTCACCCCCAGGGCCGCCCTGCTGGTCATCGGCGTGCTCGCGCTGCAGCTGCTGTTCATCGCCTCCTACGTGGGCGCCCTGCACGACCCGAAGCCCTCGGACGTCCCCTTCGGGGTGGTCGCGCCGGGAGCCGCCGCCGAGCGGACGGCCGACCGCCTGGGCGGACTGCCTGGTGACCCGCTCGACCCGCGTGTGCTCCCCGACGAGGCCGAGGCCCGGCGGCAGATCCGGGAGCGGGAGATCGACGGGGCGCTCGTCGTCGACCCGACGGGCCGCACCGACACCCTGCTCGTCGCCTCCGGCGGCGGCACGGTCCTGGTCACCGCCCTGGAGCGGATCGCCACCGAGGTCGAGCGGCCCCAGCAGCGCACGGTCCGCACGGTGGACGTCGCGCCGGCCTCCCCCGACGACTTCGACGGCCTCTCCGCGTTCTACCTCGTCGTGGGATGGTGCGTGGGCGGCTACCTCCTCGCGTCGATCCTGGCGATCAGCGCGGGCTCCCGGCCCGCCAACACCCTCCGCGCGGTCATCCGGCTCGCCGTGCTCGCGCTCTCCGCGGTCCTCGGCGGTCTGGGCGGCGCGATCATCGTCGGTCCGGTCCTCGGCGCGCTGCCCGGCAGCGTCGCGGCCCTGTGGGGGCTGGGCGCGCTGGTCGTCTTCGCCGTCGGCGCGCTCACCCTCGCCCTCCAGGCGCTCACCGGCATCGTCGGCATCGGACTGGCCGTCCTGCTGATCGTCATCGCCGGCAACCCCAGCGCGGGTGGCGCCTTCCCGAGCCCCATGCTCCCCGACTTCTGGCGGGCCATCGGCCCCGCCCTGCCGCCGGGCGCGGGCACCTGGGCGGCGCGGTCCATCGCGTACTTCCAGGGCAACGCCGTCTCCGGCGCTCTCCAGGTCCTGTCGGTCTGGGCGGTGCTCGGCACGGTGGTCACCCTCGTCGTCTCGTCGCTGCGCCGCGACGCCGACACCCCGGACGAGCCGGTCGGCACCTGACCCGGGGCCGCACACACGAGCCCCCCGGCCCGGAGTCCCGGGCCGGGGGGCTTCCCCGCTTCCTGGAGGCGTCAGCCGATCTGCGCGCCGTACCGGGCGAGCGCCTCGGTGACGGGCTGGAAGAAGGTCGTCCCGCCGGCCGTGCAGTCCCCGCTGCCGCCGGAGGTCAGGCCGACCGCCGCGTCACCGGAGAAGAGGGAGCCGCCGCTGTCGCCGGGCTCGGCGCAGACGGTGGTCTGGATGAGCCCCTCGACGACCTGCCCGTTGCCGTAGTTGACGGTGGCGTCCAGGCCGGTGACCTCGCCCTCGTGCACCTGGGTCGTGGAACCGCTGCGGGTCACCTTCATGCCGACCGTCGCCTCGGCGGCGCGGGCGATCCGCTGGGAGCCGCCGTCGTACAGGTTGACGGCGCTCGGGTGCTCCACCTCGCGGTCGTACTTGACCAGCGCGAAGTCGTCACCGGGGAACTGCGAGTCGACCATGGTGCCGACGGCGCTCCCGCCCTGCCGGTCGGACCACGCGGAACCGGCGTCCCCGCAGTGGCCGGCGGTGAGGAAGTGCGGCTGACCGTCCTTGACGACGTTGAAGCCAAGGGAGCAGCGGCCGCCGCCGGTGTGGATGGCGTCGCCGCCGGCGACGAACGGCGTGAAGGTGCCGGCCGACCGCTTCAGCTCCGCCTTGGAGCCGAGCCCCTTCACGACCTGGGTGAGCTTCTCCCAGGAGGCGCCCTTGACGGTGCGGTCGGCGGTGACGACGACCTTGTTGGTCACCGGGTCGACGGTCCAGGAGGTGCCGGGGATGGTCGCCCGGTCCTTCAGGGCCTTCCGGGCGCCCTTGAGTTCGGCGAGGGAGTGCTCGACCATCCGCGCCTCGCCGCCCGCCTCGCGGACGGCCTCGGCCGCGGCCTCGTCGACGACGTTCACCACGAGGGTGCGGGAGTCGGCGTCGTAGTACGCGCCCGCGGCGTCCGTCTCGCCGAGCCGCGAACCGAGGGTGGAGGCGAGGTTTCCCGCCGCCTGGACGGACAGGACCCTCGCCTCGAACTGCTGTACATCATCGCTGGCGTTCGCAGTCTGGAAGGTGACCGCGGCGCCCAGCAGAGCCACCACGGCTCCACCGGCGATGGCCGCACGCCTCTGGGGTATGCGTCGGTGCTTCAACATCTACCTCCTGTGGGGGCCGTGCCCGGCGC
This portion of the Streptomyces changanensis genome encodes:
- a CDS encoding YhgE/Pip domain-containing protein, encoding MTFASEVRSAVTPRAALLVIGVLALQLLFIASYVGALHDPKPSDVPFGVVAPGAAAERTADRLGGLPGDPLDPRVLPDEAEARRQIREREIDGALVVDPTGRTDTLLVASGGGTVLVTALERIATEVERPQQRTVRTVDVAPASPDDFDGLSAFYLVVGWCVGGYLLASILAISAGSRPANTLRAVIRLAVLALSAVLGGLGGAIIVGPVLGALPGSVAALWGLGALVVFAVGALTLALQALTGIVGIGLAVLLIVIAGNPSAGGAFPSPMLPDFWRAIGPALPPGAGTWAARSIAYFQGNAVSGALQVLSVWAVLGTVVTLVVSSLRRDADTPDEPVGT
- a CDS encoding S1 family peptidase, which gives rise to MKHRRIPQRRAAIAGGAVVALLGAAVTFQTANASDDVQQFEARVLSVQAAGNLASTLGSRLGETDAAGAYYDADSRTLVVNVVDEAAAEAVREAGGEARMVEHSLAELKGARKALKDRATIPGTSWTVDPVTNKVVVTADRTVKGASWEKLTQVVKGLGSKAELKRSAGTFTPFVAGGDAIHTGGGRCSLGFNVVKDGQPHFLTAGHCGDAGSAWSDRQGGSAVGTMVDSQFPGDDFALVKYDREVEHPSAVNLYDGGSQRIARAAEATVGMKVTRSGSTTQVHEGEVTGLDATVNYGNGQVVEGLIQTTVCAEPGDSGGSLFSGDAAVGLTSGGSGDCTAGGTTFFQPVTEALARYGAQIG